One genomic region from Reichenbachiella ulvae encodes:
- a CDS encoding pectinesterase family protein gives MIKKIFVLIQMFFIVGALTAQDYDFVVAIDGSGDFTTVQDAIDAVPNLRKNETRILIKNGTYKEKLVLAASKTNITFVGEDVNQTILTYDDYASKQNRFGEEVGTSGSSAFYIFGDGFTARNITFENSAGPVGQAVAVRVDGDKVMFENCRFLGYQDTLYPHGKNSRQYYKNCYIEGTVDFIFGWSTAVFEGCEIFSKGESGYLTAASTLEETAYGFVFIDCKLTGESPKHSVYLGRPWRPFAQTVFINCEMGEHIKPEGWHNWNKPDAEKTSFYAEYGSTGPGANPDARVTWAKELKKNELSNYTKEEIFGDWKPGQKK, from the coding sequence ATGATAAAAAAGATATTCGTACTTATTCAGATGTTTTTCATAGTCGGGGCATTAACTGCCCAGGACTATGATTTTGTGGTAGCGATAGATGGTAGCGGTGATTTTACTACTGTGCAGGATGCCATAGATGCTGTACCTAATTTGAGAAAGAATGAAACGCGCATATTGATTAAAAATGGTACCTACAAAGAAAAACTCGTATTAGCTGCTTCAAAAACCAATATCACCTTTGTAGGGGAGGACGTTAATCAAACGATCTTAACTTATGACGATTATGCTTCCAAGCAGAATCGTTTTGGCGAGGAAGTAGGAACATCAGGTTCCAGTGCCTTTTACATTTTTGGTGATGGCTTTACTGCAAGAAATATCACATTTGAAAACAGCGCGGGTCCAGTGGGACAGGCTGTAGCAGTTCGTGTAGATGGCGATAAAGTAATGTTCGAAAACTGTCGTTTCCTTGGCTATCAGGACACGCTCTATCCGCATGGTAAAAACAGCCGTCAATATTACAAAAATTGCTATATAGAGGGGACAGTTGATTTCATTTTCGGTTGGTCAACAGCCGTTTTCGAAGGCTGCGAAATTTTCAGCAAAGGAGAGAGCGGATATCTCACGGCAGCTTCCACTCTGGAAGAGACTGCTTACGGATTTGTATTTATTGATTGTAAACTGACCGGGGAAAGCCCAAAGCACTCTGTCTATCTTGGTAGACCTTGGCGACCATTTGCGCAGACAGTCTTCATCAACTGCGAAATGGGTGAGCATATCAAACCAGAAGGCTGGCACAATTGGAATAAGCCAGATGCAGAGAAAACATCTTTCTATGCTGAGTATGGTTCTACTGGTCCAGGAGCAAATCCTGATGCAAGAGTAACTTGGGCGAAGGAATTGAAAAAAAATGAATTGAGTAATTATACAAAAGAAGAAATATTTGGGGACTGGAAACCTGGACAGAAAAAATAA
- a CDS encoding glycoside hydrolase family 43 protein, translated as MKKKRLFVLLIGLLVGASTFAQKNEVSKTWVADLGNGMYKNPILHSDYSDPDICKVGDDFYMTSSSFNCVPGLPILHSKDLVNWKLINYAIDRQPPFDHFSVPQHGNGVWAPSIRYHKGEFYIYYGDPDFGIYMVKAKDPAGDWSEPLLVQEGKGLIDPTPLWDEDGKAYLVHAYAGSRAGIKSILVVNKMSPDGTKLLDEGTIVFDGHENHPTVEGPKFYKRNGYYYIFAPAGGVSTGWQLVLRSKNIYGPYEEKIVMAQGDTDINGPHQGGWVELESGESWFVHFQDMEAFGRIVHLQPMVWKNDWPIIGEDKDGDGAGDPVMTYKKPNVGKTYPIVTPPESDEFETVEMGLQWQWHANPKGTWAFQNPSVGKLRLYTDQIPEDAVNLWPVPNLLLQKFPAREFVVTTKFDFNPNEKLSNEQTGLIIMAEDYAYLSVVSKEDGTYLAYTTCKGARKGGEEKQELLGKIEAKDLYFRVTVDKDANCQFSYSENGKKYKNVGEPLVAVPGRWIGAKVGLFATREDKINDSGYADFDWFRITPKK; from the coding sequence ATGAAGAAGAAACGACTATTCGTACTACTGATTGGATTGCTGGTGGGAGCAAGTACTTTCGCCCAGAAAAATGAAGTGTCTAAAACATGGGTGGCAGATTTAGGCAATGGCATGTACAAAAACCCGATCCTACATTCGGATTACTCTGACCCAGACATCTGTAAAGTGGGGGATGACTTTTATATGACTTCTTCCAGTTTTAACTGTGTACCAGGCTTGCCAATTCTTCATAGCAAGGATTTGGTCAACTGGAAGCTTATCAATTATGCCATTGACAGACAACCTCCATTCGATCACTTTTCTGTTCCACAACATGGCAATGGCGTCTGGGCGCCTTCTATTCGTTACCATAAGGGCGAGTTTTATATCTACTATGGCGACCCGGATTTTGGGATTTATATGGTCAAGGCCAAAGACCCTGCTGGCGATTGGTCAGAGCCTTTACTGGTACAGGAAGGAAAAGGATTGATAGACCCGACTCCACTTTGGGACGAGGATGGGAAGGCCTATCTTGTTCATGCCTATGCGGGTAGCCGTGCGGGGATTAAGAGTATTCTCGTGGTGAACAAAATGTCTCCTGATGGAACGAAATTGTTAGATGAAGGTACCATCGTTTTTGATGGACATGAGAATCACCCAACAGTAGAGGGGCCGAAATTCTATAAGAGAAATGGCTACTACTACATATTTGCACCAGCGGGAGGTGTGTCTACAGGATGGCAGTTGGTTTTGAGATCGAAAAATATTTATGGACCTTACGAAGAAAAGATCGTGATGGCGCAAGGCGATACTGATATCAATGGCCCTCATCAGGGTGGCTGGGTAGAGCTGGAGTCAGGCGAGTCGTGGTTTGTGCATTTTCAGGACATGGAGGCTTTTGGTCGAATCGTACATTTGCAACCGATGGTTTGGAAAAATGACTGGCCGATTATAGGAGAGGACAAAGACGGTGATGGAGCCGGTGATCCCGTGATGACATACAAAAAGCCAAATGTTGGAAAAACTTACCCAATCGTAACTCCTCCTGAGTCTGACGAATTTGAGACAGTAGAGATGGGACTGCAGTGGCAATGGCATGCCAATCCAAAAGGCACCTGGGCATTTCAGAATCCATCTGTAGGCAAATTGAGATTGTATACTGACCAGATTCCTGAAGATGCTGTGAACTTATGGCCAGTGCCCAACCTATTGTTACAGAAGTTTCCTGCGAGAGAATTTGTGGTGACGACCAAGTTTGATTTCAATCCAAATGAAAAACTTAGTAATGAGCAAACGGGGCTGATCATCATGGCTGAGGATTATGCATACCTGTCTGTAGTCAGCAAGGAAGACGGAACCTACCTCGCATATACCACCTGCAAGGGAGCAAGAAAAGGGGGTGAAGAGAAGCAGGAATTGTTAGGAAAGATTGAGGCAAAAGATCTGTACTTCCGAGTGACTGTAGACAAAGACGCCAATTGCCAGTTTAGCTACAGCGAAAATGGAAAGAAATACAAAAATGTAGGTGAGCCTTTAGTAGCAGTTCCGGGCCGATGGATCGGGGCTAAGGTAGGCTTGTTTGCTACTCGCGAAGATAAAATCAACGATTCAGGATACGCTGATTTCGACTGGTTCAGAATTACACCTAAAAAATAA
- a CDS encoding DUF4861 domain-containing protein: MKLRRILLALLVGVAACQPAEDTFSPFTVTVSNPLNIDREAAFVHIPVRELPADFLPGAFVVKNGDQEIPSQFIKKGKAGLAFVVDLDAEEEKQFTVSYSSKPTTYPKKTQAEISVKTGGKFENRKYIGGDFKNIDSLKVPDEHTDHSYYIRYEGPGWESDKVGYRFYLDWRNATDVFGKTTNEPVLQQVGLDGFDSYHEMQDWGMDVLKVGKSLGIGSVASFVDSVAQRVAETDSVICKIEENGAIYSSFETTYFGWKIHDQSVKLTSDISIHAGTRLTRQKLHIDQSIDNLCTGINKIEGTEIFRTIGSKNHYGYIATYGAQSLNGDNLGMVVFFHPLQFARFDEDENSHIVVLQPHVGDLEYYFAAAWELEPNGITTAEEFDAYIRQMAAQLAQPVNVKIEKS; this comes from the coding sequence ATGAAACTGAGACGGATTTTATTGGCTTTACTAGTGGGGGTGGCAGCTTGTCAGCCTGCAGAAGATACTTTTTCCCCATTTACAGTAACGGTGAGCAACCCGCTCAATATTGATCGTGAGGCTGCCTTTGTGCATATTCCTGTCAGAGAGTTGCCAGCAGACTTTTTGCCGGGAGCCTTTGTAGTCAAAAATGGAGATCAGGAGATTCCATCACAGTTTATCAAAAAAGGTAAAGCGGGACTGGCTTTCGTAGTGGACCTGGATGCTGAGGAAGAAAAGCAATTCACAGTTAGCTATAGCAGTAAACCGACGACCTATCCCAAAAAAACACAGGCAGAGATTTCGGTCAAGACTGGAGGAAAGTTTGAGAATAGAAAGTACATAGGAGGGGATTTCAAAAATATCGATTCGCTCAAAGTGCCCGATGAGCATACGGATCATTCCTATTACATCCGATATGAAGGCCCTGGTTGGGAGTCTGACAAAGTAGGCTACCGTTTTTATCTGGACTGGAGAAATGCCACGGATGTATTTGGAAAAACTACTAACGAACCTGTACTGCAGCAAGTAGGACTGGACGGGTTTGATTCCTATCACGAGATGCAAGATTGGGGCATGGATGTGCTCAAAGTAGGTAAATCGCTAGGAATCGGCAGTGTCGCATCATTTGTAGACAGTGTAGCTCAGCGTGTGGCCGAGACAGACAGTGTGATCTGCAAGATCGAAGAGAATGGAGCTATATATTCTTCTTTCGAAACCACATACTTTGGGTGGAAGATTCATGATCAATCAGTTAAGCTGACTTCTGATATTTCCATACACGCAGGTACACGATTGACTCGTCAAAAACTGCACATCGACCAGTCTATAGACAATCTATGCACGGGCATTAATAAAATTGAGGGTACTGAGATATTTAGAACAATCGGAAGCAAAAACCATTATGGCTATATCGCAACTTATGGTGCTCAAAGTTTGAATGGAGACAACCTGGGAATGGTCGTTTTCTTTCACCCTCTACAGTTCGCTCGTTTCGATGAGGACGAAAACAGCCACATCGTAGTACTGCAGCCACATGTGGGAGATCTGGAATACTACTTTGCAGCCGCCTGGGAGTTAGAACCTAATGGCATTACAACAGCCGAAGAGTTTGATGCCTACATCCGACAGATGGCTGCCCAACTAGCCCAACCAGTAAACGTGAAAATTGAGAAAAGCTAA
- a CDS encoding glycoside hydrolase family 28 protein encodes MKLKKNRILLAALALSMAGVACQPTQQQSAPTELAQTSEMDALYEGLEFDMPRVQEASFPDYKVSIADFGAIGDGLVDNSEAIAKAIDDVASNGGGTVVIPRGLWLTGPITMKSNINLHAAAGALVLFSTDKSVYPLIETSFEGLDTYRLTSPINGKGLENIAITGTGTFDGNGQVWRAVKKGKMSPSQWSKLLKSGGVLSDNGNTWYPSQAYKDANALTKNFNVAPFETREEFEAIRDFLRPVMLSLVECNKVLLDGPTFQNSPAWNLHPLMCENVILRNLNIRNPWYSQNGDGLDLESCKNALVYNNTFDVGDDAICFKSGKDEDGRKRGMPTENVIVKNNVVYHGHGGFVVGSEMSGGMNNVHVSNCTFIGTDTGLRFKSTRGRGGVVENIYISNIDMINIPTEAIRFNLFYGGQSPVLEEGQEDKMGTKAEPVPVTEETPSFRNIHMKNITSTGSKAAAFFMGLPEMKLQNVTLENAMLDAEKGITMVDVDGITLKNVKLVNRKGTSVVIYNGANVDIDAQIESAGNEPIVKVLGAETKAVSLKTNLEEGQVSVSESLKAEVTFQ; translated from the coding sequence ATGAAATTAAAAAAGAACAGAATATTATTGGCCGCTTTGGCCCTATCGATGGCAGGTGTAGCCTGTCAACCGACACAGCAGCAGTCAGCTCCAACAGAGCTAGCGCAGACTTCAGAAATGGATGCGCTATATGAAGGGTTGGAATTTGATATGCCACGGGTACAAGAGGCTTCATTCCCTGACTATAAAGTAAGTATTGCCGATTTTGGAGCAATAGGAGACGGGCTTGTCGACAATAGTGAGGCGATCGCCAAGGCAATAGACGATGTGGCTTCCAATGGCGGGGGAACAGTAGTGATTCCGAGAGGACTTTGGCTGACTGGACCTATCACAATGAAGAGCAATATCAATCTTCATGCTGCAGCTGGTGCACTTGTGCTATTCAGTACGGACAAGTCGGTTTACCCATTGATCGAAACGAGCTTCGAAGGGCTGGATACTTACCGATTGACTTCTCCTATCAATGGAAAAGGATTGGAAAATATAGCGATCACAGGTACAGGTACTTTCGACGGCAATGGTCAGGTGTGGCGTGCAGTGAAAAAAGGAAAGATGTCTCCGTCACAGTGGAGCAAACTGCTGAAGTCTGGTGGTGTATTGAGCGATAACGGAAATACCTGGTATCCTTCTCAGGCATACAAAGATGCTAATGCATTGACTAAAAATTTCAACGTGGCTCCTTTTGAGACACGGGAAGAGTTTGAGGCAATTAGAGATTTTTTAAGACCAGTGATGTTGAGTCTGGTGGAGTGTAACAAAGTATTGTTGGATGGTCCGACCTTTCAGAATTCTCCAGCCTGGAATCTGCACCCACTGATGTGCGAAAACGTGATTTTGAGAAACTTGAACATCAGAAATCCATGGTACTCGCAAAATGGCGATGGATTGGATCTGGAGTCCTGCAAGAATGCTTTGGTTTACAACAATACGTTTGATGTTGGAGATGATGCGATTTGTTTCAAATCAGGAAAAGATGAAGACGGTCGTAAAAGAGGAATGCCTACTGAAAATGTAATCGTGAAAAACAACGTCGTATATCACGGTCATGGTGGCTTTGTGGTAGGTAGCGAGATGTCTGGGGGCATGAATAACGTGCACGTATCTAACTGTACCTTCATCGGTACGGATACTGGATTGAGATTCAAAAGTACAAGAGGTCGTGGAGGTGTTGTTGAGAACATTTATATCTCCAATATTGATATGATTAACATTCCTACCGAAGCGATCCGTTTCAATCTCTTCTACGGTGGGCAATCGCCGGTATTAGAAGAAGGTCAGGAAGACAAAATGGGCACCAAGGCAGAGCCAGTACCCGTGACTGAAGAGACACCATCGTTCCGCAACATTCACATGAAAAACATCACTTCGACTGGTTCTAAGGCGGCGGCTTTCTTCATGGGTTTGCCAGAGATGAAATTGCAAAATGTGACTTTGGAAAATGCCATGTTAGATGCTGAAAAGGGTATTACCATGGTAGACGTTGACGGAATCACACTAAAAAATGTGAAGCTGGTCAACCGCAAAGGTACAAGTGTGGTGATTTACAATGGCGCCAATGTAGATATAGATGCTCAAATAGAATCGGCTGGTAACGAACCGATTGTTAAAGTATTGGGAGCTGAAACGAAGGCTGTCTCATTGAAGACCAATCTGGAAGAAGGACAAGTATCCGTAAGTGAATCACTAAAGGCAGAAGTGACTTTCCAGTAA
- a CDS encoding rhamnogalacturonan acetylesterase, which translates to MMKKIIFFSLMVVALSAFMQKKVPTIFLVADSTVADKPYGDGNPEKGWGQVLPLYLKEGIEVQNHAVNGRSTKSFRDEGRWGKVMEQLQEGDYVIIEFGHNDQKIKDPKRYADPDTAYRANLIRYVKEAQSKGAKAILATPIVRRQFKWGKLVDSHGRYAEVVREVAAELDVPLLDMEKRTRAEVQSWGKKKSKELYLHYPAGLYPIHKENEADNTHLSGTGAFRFCDLAVSELKREVPELEGFFKK; encoded by the coding sequence ATGATGAAAAAGATAATTTTCTTTTCTCTGATGGTAGTAGCACTGAGCGCTTTTATGCAAAAGAAGGTGCCTACCATCTTTTTAGTAGCAGATTCTACGGTAGCTGATAAGCCATATGGAGATGGAAATCCCGAGAAAGGATGGGGACAAGTATTGCCGCTGTATCTAAAGGAAGGAATAGAAGTACAGAACCATGCAGTCAATGGCCGTAGTACAAAGAGTTTTAGAGATGAGGGGCGTTGGGGCAAGGTCATGGAGCAGCTCCAGGAGGGTGACTATGTGATCATTGAGTTTGGTCACAATGATCAGAAGATCAAAGACCCAAAGCGCTATGCTGATCCTGATACGGCTTATCGGGCTAACTTGATACGCTATGTCAAAGAAGCCCAATCCAAGGGAGCGAAGGCAATATTAGCGACTCCCATCGTACGTAGACAATTCAAGTGGGGCAAACTAGTGGATAGCCATGGCCGCTATGCAGAAGTAGTCAGGGAGGTAGCCGCAGAATTGGATGTGCCGCTTTTGGATATGGAAAAGCGAACACGAGCTGAAGTGCAAAGCTGGGGTAAGAAAAAGTCGAAAGAACTCTATCTGCACTACCCTGCAGGGCTTTATCCAATACATAAAGAAAACGAGGCTGACAATACGCACTTGTCTGGAACAGGTGCTTTTCGTTTTTGCGATTTGGCGGTTTCGGAGTTGAAAAGAGAAGTGCCCGAATTAGAGGGCTTCTTTAAGAAATAA
- a CDS encoding rhamnogalacturonan acetylesterase, producing the protein MKKILTIAVVALLLTGLWAFVGKKEVTTVYLIGDSTMADYSGDYDPDKDYYKTRYPLTGWGQVFQPFMSSDSLSQIKHLTKTDSAIVDDRARGGRSTRTFFQEGRWRSVYESLKPGDLVMMQFGHNDAAENKTERYVNIEGYKEFLRLYVSQTRQKEAIPIILTPVNRNYPWKDGQLTSSHGEYELAAEAVAEEMDVLLIDLTQRSIDQFTKVGRDYSTNNYFMNLPAGKYEAYPDGQSDNTHFQPDGATAVAQCVFDGMKELKLKQ; encoded by the coding sequence ATGAAAAAAATATTAACAATAGCTGTAGTGGCATTATTGCTCACGGGGCTGTGGGCTTTTGTAGGCAAGAAAGAAGTGACCACTGTGTATTTGATTGGCGATTCGACTATGGCTGATTATTCCGGCGACTATGATCCGGATAAAGATTATTACAAGACACGTTATCCATTGACCGGCTGGGGACAAGTTTTTCAGCCTTTTATGTCTAGCGATAGTCTCTCTCAAATCAAGCATTTGACCAAAACGGATAGTGCGATAGTTGATGATCGTGCCAGAGGAGGGCGTAGTACAAGGACTTTCTTTCAGGAGGGGCGATGGAGATCGGTATATGAATCATTGAAGCCGGGAGATCTGGTAATGATGCAGTTTGGTCACAATGATGCGGCTGAAAATAAGACAGAGAGGTATGTCAATATAGAAGGCTATAAGGAGTTTTTGCGTCTCTATGTGAGTCAAACCAGACAGAAAGAAGCCATCCCGATCATTTTAACTCCAGTCAATAGAAACTACCCCTGGAAAGACGGACAATTGACAAGTAGTCACGGTGAGTATGAATTGGCAGCAGAGGCCGTAGCAGAGGAAATGGATGTGCTGTTGATTGACTTAACCCAGCGTTCAATTGATCAATTTACCAAAGTCGGTAGAGACTATTCGACCAATAATTATTTCATGAACCTGCCAGCTGGCAAATATGAAGCATATCCTGATGGGCAAAGCGACAATACACACTTTCAGCCTGATGGAGCTACTGCAGTTGCACAATGTGTTTTTGATGGAATGAAGGAATTGAAATTGAAACAATGA
- a CDS encoding pectinesterase family protein, with the protein MMRVLLVIGFFLVQTLCSAAQEKTYDFVVAKDGSGDFKYVQDAIEACRAFTPKHLTIFIKAGTYKEKIVFHSWNSNLTIIGEDAETTILTYDDHAGKGKMGTFDSYSVKVVGDDMTFKNLTIQNTAGRVGQAVAIHAEGDRLKFENCRFYGDQDTMYNGGQGSRQYFKDCYIEGTTDFIFGPSTVLFEGCTIHSKKNSYVTAASTPEWVKYGYVFIDCKLTSNEEAEKVYLGRPWRDFAKTVFINCELGDHIRAEGWHNWSRPEAEKTSFYAEYNSSGAGANPEARVSWSHQLTKKQAKEYTVEKIFAGEINESVTAGDWFR; encoded by the coding sequence ATGATGAGAGTACTGTTGGTAATTGGTTTTTTTCTGGTTCAGACTTTGTGTTCTGCAGCTCAAGAAAAGACATATGATTTTGTGGTGGCGAAAGATGGTTCGGGAGATTTCAAATATGTTCAGGATGCGATTGAGGCTTGCCGTGCTTTTACACCAAAGCACCTGACTATTTTTATCAAGGCTGGGACTTACAAGGAGAAGATAGTTTTTCATAGCTGGAACTCGAACCTGACTATCATAGGAGAGGATGCCGAAACGACCATCCTGACCTATGACGATCATGCCGGAAAAGGCAAGATGGGCACTTTTGATTCCTATTCGGTCAAAGTGGTTGGCGATGATATGACTTTCAAGAACCTAACGATACAAAATACGGCTGGACGAGTCGGGCAGGCAGTAGCGATCCATGCAGAGGGCGATCGATTGAAGTTTGAAAACTGTCGGTTCTATGGAGATCAGGATACGATGTACAACGGCGGACAGGGCTCACGTCAGTATTTCAAAGACTGCTATATCGAAGGGACTACAGATTTTATTTTTGGACCTTCGACCGTCTTGTTTGAGGGCTGTACGATTCACTCCAAAAAGAATTCTTACGTTACTGCTGCTTCCACACCTGAATGGGTCAAATATGGCTATGTATTCATAGACTGTAAACTCACATCTAATGAGGAGGCAGAAAAAGTGTATTTGGGTCGTCCCTGGAGAGATTTTGCTAAGACGGTTTTTATCAATTGTGAACTAGGCGATCACATCCGAGCCGAAGGCTGGCACAACTGGAGTAGACCTGAAGCGGAAAAGACCAGTTTTTACGCAGAGTACAATAGCTCAGGAGCAGGAGCTAATCCCGAAGCTCGCGTGTCCTGGTCACATCAGTTGACCAAAAAGCAGGCGAAGGAATACACTGTTGAGAAAATATTTGCCGGAGAGATCAATGAGTCTGTAACTGCAGGCGATTGGTTTCGATAA